GCCTGCTGATGATGCCATGCTTATTGACTGGAAAGCGAGCTTACGTGCGCATAAGCCTGTTGTGAGAATCCTGGAGGAGGAGCGCGACTTAAATATTTTTTTCCTGTTTGATGTATCTGACAGTATGCTTTTCAGTTCGCATTCGAAGCTGAAGTGTGAATATGCCGCCGAATTGATAGCCACATTGGCATTTGCCATGCACGAAGTCGGGGACAATGTGGGCCTGGCAATGTTCAGCAACAAGATAATAAAACTGCTTCCTCCTGCGATGGGAAAGAACCAGTTTTATAAGATTGTAAGGACATTAAGCGACCCATCCTTATATGGTGGAAAATTTGACATGAATTTTGCATTAAGGTATCTCCTGAACACAGATTTCGTGAGAAAGGATTCTATCGTATTTTTGGTATCTGATTTCATCGGGCTAAGGCCCGGCTGGGAGGACGCTATGAAAATAGCCGGCCTAAAGTATGACTTATCTTTATTTATTATCAGGGACCCGATTGATATGCGGCTGCCGGATATAAGGGGGGAGGTGCGGTTTTCCGACCCTTATTCATCGCAGCAGATGCTGGTTGACCCCAAGAAAACAAGGGAAGAGTATGAAAGGGCTGCCAAGGGCCAGATAGCTAAGCTGCAGAAACAGATGGACAAAACAAATTCTGAGATGCTTATGCTGTCTACAGACAGGGAATTTACGGGAGAGATATTTAAGTTTTTCAGGAAAAGGCAGAAATTCAGGAGATAAAATGGAAATAACCTTCATAAACCAAGATTACCTCTGGCTGCTTTTTATAATCCCGTTCCTGATATTAACCCATTTTTACGGGCTGAAGTTCAGCAGGAAAAAAGCGATAAAATTTGCCAACTTTGAGGCCCTTTCAAGAGTTACGGGCGGGATGAAGCTTTCCATGAATCTGCCCCTGCTGCTTCTGAGATTTTTCACTTTGGTTTTTCTTATCATGGCATTATCACAGCCCATAATATGGTATATGGGAGAGGGAGGGGACTTTAATTTTGTTATTGCAATAGATTCATCGG
This genomic window from Candidatus Woesearchaeota archaeon contains:
- a CDS encoding DUF58 domain-containing protein, with amino-acid sequence MKELKIDLLPLINKLDAVLKRGFSREWIAGSYKSVYRGKGMEFVGYREYVPADDAMLIDWKASLRAHKPVVRILEEERDLNIFFLFDVSDSMLFSSHSKLKCEYAAELIATLAFAMHEVGDNVGLAMFSNKIIKLLPPAMGKNQFYKIVRTLSDPSLYGGKFDMNFALRYLLNTDFVRKDSIVFLVSDFIGLRPGWEDAMKIAGLKYDLSLFIIRDPIDMRLPDIRGEVRFSDPYSSQQMLVDPKKTREEYERAAKGQIAKLQKQMDKTNSEMLMLSTDREFTGEIFKFFRKRQKFRR